The genome window CTACTGAGCAAGTAAGTCTGGTGTTCTGTACAGATGCTTACGTGAAGTGTCCTGAAGACATTAAGGACCTGGTTCACAAAGGCTGGTCTCTCATTCTCTAACATCCCGCATAAGTTACCCAgcaaatgtgtgtgcaaatgaccccaattttcaaagtggacttgcgtGCAGAgctccactttgaaaatgatcccaccgaATCCACCTGTCCACACAAATTTTCTGTgaaaacttacattcatgcttttTACATTCCAATAGTGTGCATGTAATTTTgaaccccctccccacctccagataaacttatccacaAACATAAcctatgcatgtaagtttaccccCCTATCAGCTGCACAATTCTACAAAACCActtttttaccctcagaaatacTTCTGAAAAATGACCTTCCTTAGGCTATGGGAAAGGATGttggtgaatcaggccctacAGCAGACTCTTATGCAGATCAGAAAGAGGACACCTTGGGTTTTTACATGAGATCGGTAAATTTGAGACTCGCAGCCTGAAGCAATAAAGTgcgcataaaaacaaaaaacgtacGTCCGAACCAGGCGCCTGTTTTATTAATGcccgcacatccacctctcctgggtgcccgatgcaatatgcaaataAGCTGCTGCACTAAAACGGACTCGATGGGGGTAAATTGTGCATCCGTAGCGCGTCCTTGGCctcaggtgcccaggagacgtggctgtgtgcgggttatcaaaccagacgctcaatttacgagcgtccgttttatcCCACGCCAATGAATTTCCCGGCACAGTATACACGGCCTGGAGCGAGTATATCATGCGCCAAGAAGCTTTTTATTTTCCACTcaagccttctttttttttcccaggatgctgctttctgtggtccctcctacTTGTATTGCAACGATCCTAGATAGGAGAAACCAcggaaaaagcagtatttttttgtttttaagtagagCCTTTGACAGGTGGCAAGACTTTATGTCTGCTCCGGGATAGGCATAAAATTGTCGGGTTGAAAAGTGCGTCTCGGGCGCATGGCGATTTTTTGCAGCgctgggtaatagctaatagcctcatctacatggcatttacatgtgatgagcgctattagccacGCCTTTgtctggacgcgcgttttggaggcgctgatccccttattgcatcgggagttatggacgtgtgtccaaaacacgcatccaaccgcTCGTTAACCTGCGCGAACTTTATTGCGTCGGCCTCATAAGATTGAACAAAAAGTAAAATTTTCTGTTTCAGCTGGTGTTCAACAGTGACCCCTGCTGGCCAAGAATCAGGGGCAAACGCCCTGGAATCCAAAGGGAGCAGGGTCCAGCGGTAATATCCcaggggctgggagggagggattgcagaatggaaaaaaaaaccaaaacaaaaacaaaacgcACCCCCCTCATGataaaaggaaagaaagcaaaacaaagtCGCAATATGATGAATCCAGCAGGAATTCACGGTATCTACACATCTTCCATTCAGCTGCAAATAACCCCCACCTGCTAGAGCCCTGGCCAGAGACTCTTCCAGTGGATTTTTGTGACTTGTTGTTGTTTCTCGGCAGATCGGACGGTGGAGCCGAGAACTCGGGTAAGCGAGAACGGAAGCGAAAGGCCACAGCGAGAGCGACCGACGGGTAACGAAAGCAGGTCAAGTTCCACCTGGCACCCGTCTGCAGGGGTCGCAGTGCACTCtctttaaaaggggagggagggagggggaactgAGCGCGTCAGGGGCAGAGATCAGAAGTTTAAGCTCATGCAGAGGAAAAGGACTCATCTACCGAGAGCGGTAAAGCAGCAACAGTGCTAAGCAGACTTGTTCCAAACGTCGACTTCTCGCTTTCTAGGCTTTTGGACGCATGTCTCATTCCTTTTTTCTACaaatacatttgtatatatttgttcCCGTTTCCTTTGGCCaccagctcaattggaactggTGCCTACTGGGCCTTGGTGCCAATCCGCCTTCATTCACTTCGCAATTACCCGGGGCTCTCTCCACCCCAGACCCACATTTCTGGAGCAGTCTCGGCCAGGGAAAACAGATAGTGTACACCTCCCCCCCATCTGACCCAGTGAGGCTGCTGTGAtcgttcccttccccctccttcccgaGGGTTGTGAAAGCTGCCTCTGCAGCAATCCTGGTCCCAGCTAGTCCAGGAATCAGAGGCAGATCCCACCTGCCTGACAATAGCGGCCAACAAGCCATCGGGATGGCCCCTGGACCTCATTTCTCCACGCTTACGCTTTTCTGAGTAAAAGATTTCCTTCCCTGTCTCGCGTGTTTAGATTTTGTAAGGTTCTGTACAGGAGGAAGGTAACATTACACGGAGGCAAGATCCCCTGAGAAGGGGAGTAGAGTCTTACAGACCTGGGGCATTTTAACATCACTACTGAAGTGAGGCTTTGAAGTGACAGAACCTGTTAAAGAGCTGCTGTGCATTTCTGAACTGGTGCTGGAAAACCCATTTAGCTGTACGCCAAGGATGTATTCGTGTAAGACACTGAAAAATCTTCCAGACCCGTTAATCTTACCTGCAGGTAAATGTCGGAGGGTCTTTTCCATTCAGAGCTGATGCCGTGTGGGTTGTGCTTCTACTGAATACCTGAAAACGAGGAAAACAGAAGGATGCATTTTCTGATTTAGATAATGCGACTCTGAAATAACTGACGCAAGACAGAGAACTTCAGCGGTGCTGTGTGCACGATTAGTGCCACACAGAGGGATGCTGGCGCCGTGCTTCAAAATTTACAGACATAATTCCTCACCTTTCTAAGTCCATGCTCAAGGTGAGCTGCAATTGAAGGACAGCAGTATTTGAGGCAGTGGAGGGCAGAGCGACTCGGCAAAGGTCATGTGAGGCATCAGTGGCAGTGTTGGggtttgaaccttggcttccccaAGTCTCCACTCGCTAGGCCACCCCTCCCGTCAGCAGCAAACGGTAAGGCCCGTTCCTTCCAACACAGGAcaagaacctcaggggcatctgaCAGACCGCCCATAGGCTTAACAACTGCGGTATCTCCAGTGCAAAATCTGACACTGGGAGTGCAGCAGCACCTTTTTCATGATGTGACTGGCAGAAAACACAAAATCAAATATCCTTTCCTTAGGGGACTCGCTATTGTAGacgtatggggaaaaaaaagagctgaTCCAAAGTGCTTCCTTATTTATGACTGGTCTACAAGAAGTCTTCTGTTCTAATGGCTTCCAGCACCATCACaagaatattatatatatatatatattcctgtgACGGTGCTGGAAGCCATTAATCTCTAGAAATGTGTCTTGTTTATTTTGGAAGTTATCTTGTGTGTTAGTTGTCATGTCCAAAAATATTCCATAACTTTACCACATTCCTGCCTGTGACGGTGCCCATGTGGCACGGCACAGCAGACTCAGGATTCAAGCTTGCACCCTGCTGAGGACCACTGAAAGGTCGGGCGGGCCTTGGAAGTGAAGCGCTCAGTCCCAAAGAGGGACCGAGGTTTTGGCGGTGCTTTATTGGACATAAAGAGCGGCCCCAAGGGACTTTCTCAGAGCAGGCATCCCTCCAGCCCTCGGGGTGGGGGCCGGCGAGGATCCACAGTGCCTCCTGGACATGCAATCTCAGATGGAGAATTTAAAAGAAGGGAAAACACCTCTTAGGCAATTAGAAAACCTTTGCGCTTGATAGTCCTCTGGCCTCCTATGTAACATTAATCATAACAAAGCCAATCTTTAACGAGCTTCTGCATTTTTGGTTGAGAAAGAAGATATGGTAATTCTTCTATGCACCAAGTCGACTGATAGCACTGCCGTAGCAGGTGCAGGACAGGTTCATTGTGCCCGGGGGGGGGTGGTCAGAAGGCTTCCAGAGATACAAGCCAGGCTGCTGATCCTTCCTAGGGCCACGTGTATGACCCATGAGAGTTGGCTATGCTTCCAGATAAAGTCTTCCAGTTAGAACAATCTGAATACAGGAATGTAGAGATGTAGCACATCAAAGCATTCAAGGGATCTGCAAGAAAGCAGCTTATAGAGAATGACAAATATAGACCACGAAATCTGGAAATCAATCCCGAGTGCGTGTCACTGCTGGCCGACGCATACCCTTCTGACATTCTGCCATGTGCTACAGGCGCTGGACAGGGAATGCTTAACCCGCCTTGGGCagatttactgaaaaaaaaaagtgggatatAAATGCTTAATTTCACTCAATCCCACACACCAGTGGGAGAAACACCCGGCCCTGGAGTCCTGTGCAGAGCGCAGGCACCGAAGCTGGAGATGACTTTTCGGTAACATCGGGAGCCTCCTCATCCTGCTCCGCAGATGGGTGGCGGGGACCCCTCCATCCTAAAATAATCAGCTCGCCTGTCAACATCAGAGGAACAGCGGCTCCGGACTGTTCACAGGAGGGTGAAATCAGGAGCAGGTGACTTGCCCGATCCCAAGGCAGCCTTATTAATTAGCAGGCCAGGTAAATAGAAATCAGCACCATCTGTTTCCCCACTCATCCAGAATTCAAAGAGAGAACGCGGCCTTTGGAAACTTCTCAATGGCAGCTGCTTTCCTCCACCGATCCTTGTAATATTTTTCGGCATTATTCTTGTAATCGCTGTTTATGGAGCAGAACAGGTCCTCTTCACCAGGAGAGCTCATGCTCAGCAATTCATGAGGTGCGGCGAGTGGCTCATCCGAAAGCACCTGCGTCAACAGCTGTTCCAGGATTTGGGGTTTAATCGGGAACCCGTTACCACCCGAGCCCGGCAAGTCTCAGGGTCTGACCTTGTTCCAGGTGCTAAGGACTCAGCTGGGAGTTTAACGCCCGTTTCCAATACATGCAATTCAAAAGCACTTTATACCGCCTCCCTAGTCAAAATACGGCAGTGCAAAGTGGTGTACAAAATAGAAAACCTCAGAGccaatgatacaaataaacagcaaaaaaactaattaaaatcTGTCCTTATCAAGAAGTGGCCAGAATGCTTTGAAGCAGGCAGTGGATAAACCAGGAGGAGCTcagctgttgctgctgcctgGAGTCGCGTGCGTAATCCCATCCGGTATCCTCTAGCAGTACAAAAAGAGGACAAACGTCAGAGTCAGCTGCAAACAAACCAAGGGACACTAGCATTGCATGTACAGTGCCAACAGTGGGCTCAAAAACTGGGCCAGTGCCAGAACCGAGGTCTGGGCCTAGCCACAGGTGAAGCGAGTTGTAATTGCTCATCCATttcagacttctcacttccagcCCTGGCTTCACCTCTGCATGCGTTTGCTTCTGGGCTGTGCTGCTTTCTCTAGGGGAATCAGACCTGCAAGCAGCCTCAAACAGATCCTCCAGGACAGCACCATATTGCACAGATAAGAAGCTGCCAGACTGGATCAGactaaagatccatcaagccctgcatcctgtttccaagtacccggcaagtacccaaacattaaatagatctcatggtATACCCAGTTTGGGATTGGGGGTTGGTACTAAACTGGTCCTCTTCTTTCCTTACAAACAGAACCCAACAAGTCAAAGTATCATCTAGGACTTTCAAGCTGGTTTCCCCTAAATATGGGTGTTCCACAAGTTTCTTGCCTCTCCTCAGTAACTGTCAACATTTTCCTGCTACCTCTCTGTAAACTTCTTAGGCCTCAAttatttcatttatgctgacgatattcagcttTATTTCCCTTACCATTCATCAGACATACATAGCTGGCTCACCTACAACAGATTAACATTCAATCTCAACAAAACAAATACTTTATCTCAATAGAAAAAAGTGAGAATTCATACCCGAGCACTTTCCTCTTCCTTGGGCATGACGTTCCCATCACTACTCATGCCCAAAACCTTGAAGTGATTCTAGATTCATCTCTAAAACTTTAAGGCACACACAAAATCAATTCAGAAGCCCTGCTGGAAACCGCGCCTGCTAAGACGTCTCAAACCCTGTTTATAACAACCAGATTTTCAGACAGTAGTGCTGCTATATTGGGATTTTCCAGCACGAATTATTGTAAATTGATACATTTAGGCCTTTCAGTCTACAATACAAAATTTGGCAGCCTGTATCATCACAtcaaaatgtgatcatattacaTCAGTCTTAAAAGCACGTCATTGGCGTCCGGTGGAATTTCATGTAGAGTATAAGGTACCACATTTCCAATGCAATGAACAATGACCTACCTTATACAACTAACCTACTCTTGAAGTTATATCGCCCAActaggagcagcctagtggttagagcagggagcTACAAaccaaggaaaccagggttcaaatccttgtgaccttgggtaaatcacttcaccctccattgcctcaggtacaaacttagattgtgagccctctggggatagggaaatacccccAGGACCTGAATGTAAGTGGCTTTGAAGGGCCAAAAAGCAAAAGTTCTCTCGTCCTACTAGAATCTGAGCCATAAACTAATTTTGTTGAGgctatagaaatatatattttgacaTGCCAACTCTGATGCACCCAACTTTTAGATAGCAAGGCCCATCCTGCCTGCAGTGCTCGTGTTTCATACCTGTGGACCACCCACGTACTTTGTCCCCTGCACTGAGGCAGGTGCAAACCCAGGCATCTGAAAACTAGGGGCCAGAAACCGTGCAACCTTTCTCCTCCCCTCGACCTAACCCTGCCCAGTGCAACACCGTGAAACGGCGGGCAATGCTTTCACTCGCATGCAGGAATGCAGCAAAGAGTGCAATTCTCAAAGGGAGGTTTTGCATGGGCACACACGcatgtacaacattttgaatagCGTCCCCTTAACGTTCAAGTATTCCAACCAGGCAGTCCTCTAAGAAAAAGTTAGCTTGCTCTTATgtcttgctttaaaaaaaaccaaaattatatacacacacatacacatatatacacacacatacacacaacattttttaaattttttatagaaACTCTTcattgccccccctcccccagtaatGCATAAATTATTTCATAGTATACAGAACCAATATGATGACCTGGAACTGCGCAGGTACACGGAAGAGAAGAGTTATAGCGATGGGTCATTTATCCAAGTTATTTTggggataattttgaaaaataaagtcTGCAGTACTTTTTACCTCCAGATTCacgccaattttttaaaaaacggaAAGTACGCACTCACTTTTCCCCTTACCaatgatcccaccaaaactactccCAACTTGTAAGCAGAGTTTTTCTGGGAAAAAGGTTACacacatacttctgaaaatctaaaattAGGCTTGTAGGTACAAACCCCCTGGGAGCACCTTTGCTCATTGCGGGTAAAGCTATGCACATACAGGCCACACACACTTTAGATTATCCACATATCATGCACGCTATTTTGTATAAGGCCATTTCTGCCATTATGCACCATTTTACCTGGGGAAAATCACCCTCCCCATGGCTACCTAAAGCTTCACATATGCATTTATACGGGTGATCAGATCTTTCTGCAAATACCATGATGTGGTTCTACTTAACATCAGCAGTGAACTAATCAGCGTACCAGAGGCCTTATTCAACATTACCTGAGCTGGAGGGGTTGACTTTGATCTTTCCCGACCTTTACTGAAGGCAAAGTCTTTAGAATGGTGGAgactttctgcagaggggcacaGGCCAGAGTTGCTTTGATCCACTTCTCTGACCAAGGGTTGGGTTCTTGATTGCACGGATACAGCAAGCGAAGTGCCAATGGTGGCTCTGTCAGTCCATGACACAGGTGTGTCACTAAAGGATTCAGGACTTCTTCCTGAAGACTGAGGTTGAGAAGACCCCTCACTGCTTGGGGGAGTTCTACTGCCGCTTGAGTTGCAGATCCACTCAGAATGCCTTCTTGCTGTTGAGGGCCTCTGCATGGGTTTGGACAAAGGGATTTGTTGGGTAATAGTAGGTCTCAGACTTGTCTTTCGTTCTATATATTGAACAACTGCATTATGCTGTATTTGTTTCAATTCTGTCTTTGAAAGATTGGAGGTTGACCGTGCTCTCTCTCTATTCTCTAAAGGTTTTCTTCTGGATGCCGACAGACCTGGATCATTATTTTCCTCTGTTGCTACTCTGGTGTTCTCCAGATTCCATAAGGAACTAAGAGTCTGTGGCATGCCCAGTTGGTCCAGTTTCTCCGGTTCCGAGTAGCAAAACTTCTTTTGCTCTTTGGTTACCCTTTTCCTCCCACCTATTCGAGAAACCTGTGGCTTCTTGGAATCTTCGCTTTTGCTGCTGGTTTCCAACAGGCCGCTAGGAGGAATGAATCGGATATCTTCATTTGCAGAAAAGGACCGAAAGTGTTCAATGGAAGGTCTTTTGGAAGGATTTGGCTTTAATCTTATAGGCAAGCTCATCTGCAAATCCTTTCTCTTGAAGGAAGTTTCTCTCAGGACTTTCTTTTGAGCAAATTTAATTTTTTCCCTATAGTCTTTCATAAAACTGTCGTCCAGTGAAGAGCCAGGGCTCCCCGCAGCTCGACCACCATCGGGCAGCTTCTCAATATTCTCCTCGGTAAGTTGCTGGAAACACTGATTCTTTGGAAATAGCTTGGTCTTTTCTTCTACCTCAGTAATTGGTCCTGAGGAAAGGCTATGGTTTTTGTGAGTTTTCTTTGGTTCATTTCCTGGGTCTTTTGGGGGCTTAGTATGATTTTTGCAATTTAAAATAGTGGCCACGTTAGTGTGTCTCCCTCCAGCCAGGTGATAAAGCATTGGGGTTGTCTCCTTGTTAATCTTGTCACTGGTGAGATCACATACAGGAGTACTTCTAAGCTTCTGGAATTCAGGTTGTGCTGCTTCATAATGACCTGGATTTGCAGTGACCTCTTGCTTTTGGTTTATGTTAAGGTCCCTACTGTTCTCATTACCTTGCATCTCATATCTGAAAACGCCTGCGGACCGCAATGTCACGTCATCTTTAGGTCCACAATAAAAAATCTGCTGGGCCTTGCTTCTGAAGTCTGCTTCTCCTTGATTGGGAACACCAGTCTTCACACCATCTGGACTATGGGGCCGCGATGAACTATGCGTTTTGGATCGTTGGGTGAGAGATAACTCTTGCAcatctcttcttctttcttcttctgagcTGTGAGATTGAAGGTCAATGCCTACCTTCCTCCTTGGCAGGCAGGTCTTGGTTTCAGACACTGACTCATTTTTAAGGGAAGTGCTTGTGAATTTTATGCCCTGTGTCACATCCTCAATTTGCGTGGGATGTCTGTCAGACCCGAGGTGACTGTGACTGTTGGGGAATGGAACCTCCGTCCTCCTGCCTTCTGATAAAATGCTCAGCGGGTCTGCTCCTCTGAAGGGTTGCACGTGCGTCTCAGTAGCACAGAGATACTGCTTGCTCTCCCTGGCATCATGACTGGTACGTGGTGGGTGAGAGGATTTACAGTTCAGCTCTTCAGGAATTTTATAATCGTGAACCGAATTTGGAGCACAGAGAAGCTTTTGTGTCTTGGCCATAGAGTCCGATTTGAAGCATTCTTGAAGAATAAAGGAAGAATGTCTTGTGAAATTGTGTTGATTACCCTTCTTTTCTGTATCCTGGGATACGTCCCATACCTTAGGTTCATCTGGTAACCTCTCACTCTTTTGCCTGGCGTTCCCAGGTGGTTTGGGCTGCGATGCTGAAATGGCTCCTGGGATATTGTTACTATGAGGAAGCTCTGCCACTGTTTGGTATATGAGATCCCCAGGACTGGAGCCCTTTCTTGTACTATCAAAGCTCCTGATCGCTTTGTAGCTGTCCAGCCTTGCTGGTGGGGATGGAGGGTGAGGCAGCAAAGACTGAGAGGAAGGCCAAGGTGGAAGCGCCTTATGAACAAAGTCATGGTCGGGAGTGCTTCCATGCCGTCCACAGAAACTAGCTCCGTCAAAATTATTCCGACCACCAACATCCTTTGGCTTAGGCTGAGAAGTCTCTCTCAAATCAGAGTTTACTGCACCGGGATTATAAATAGCTCTCACGTATTCAGAGTCCATGTAGGACGAGGGCTCTGACGGCAGGCTGTAGTTTTCATTATAAAATGAAGCCGTATGATATTCTGGGACATTTGAACCACCGCAGAATGAGCTGTAGGCGGAGTCTGCTTTCCCAGGCAGGTTCAGCAGCTGGTCTAGGGCACTGATGGACTTCACGGGCGAAAGTCTGTTGCCATAATGAACTGAGCCTAGGGGGTGCAGCAGCTCCGCGACGCCACCCACATCCTTCAGGCTCCATCTTTCCACCTTGCTGCCAAAGGAAGCCATGGCTAGGCACGCTGCGTCGAGGATTTCAGAAGTCAAAGGAGCTTCACGTCTTCCTTCTCGCGTGGCCCCACACACTACATTTTCTCTCATCTATAAAAACGTTCGTCACACAAAGGCAAtcctgcaaagaaaaaaagaaacagaatacaccagtcagtaaaaaaaataataaaatcagaagGCTGGTTTCATTTGTAGTCACAGATGGCATTAATGGTATTCATCTGCAAAAGAATTCTTGAAAAACTTCAaaggacatctgaagaaggggcctACGTGGTCTCCGAAGCTAAAGGTATCAGAGGACTTGAGAAAACTTCACGGAGTTTCATCTCTTACTAGCGCTCAGATGAGCTCAGGCACCAAAGTTTAAAGGatacattttcaatgcatattcaaCTTGCCCTCGCGCAGGTTTCATCAGGTCAGATGTATCCTTCACTATTCTATGAACCCCGAATTTAAATGAGGATACTGCCCATTGCAGCCGTTTGCCAGCTGGCACTCCCCCTCTGTACCCATTCTGACACAGCCGATTACCCGACTGGAGGGTCCTGCACGGAACATTTCCTGATTCATTCCGAGGACAACTACTGGAGGTTTGCACATCTCCAACCAAGCTGCTACCTTCCGAGGTCCTCCTTCACTTAAACTGCCTTTGCAGCTCAGTTCACTCACCGGTAGTAAGGAAAtaaaagttttcttttcttttactcccTCTGTACTGCATGCAGAGGTTCCGTTACTCtcacaaggctaggagcaggaaAGCATCCAGACAGGTGTGCAGAAGCAACACCGAAATCTCAAAACCCGGGCAGCTTCCATGCACAAGAAAAGTGTTTGGATTGCACCAAGAATCTTGATGCAGCCCAAAACCGTTTCCAAATGCATCAAAATGTCCCGACATCTCTCTCAGAGGGACCAGCCGGTTCCTCTTCTCAACCTGCCCAGGCATGTGTGTTGATTCCTATGGTCCAGGGTACAAAATAAATCCAGGAACTGTGACTGTAATAATCTTAATGATGAAACACACAGCCCTTTCCCCTGTAAGTAATTTAACTTCTCTAATTTGCATTCTTATAGCTTTTTATCTCTTATCCCATGTCACTGAACGTTTAGGGTCCCCGTTTCTTTCAAAATGTGATTTTTATAAAAGTAAGTATGACTTCTATTCCCATTTTAGCTCCTAGCTCAGTACAGAAGGTAATACCATATACCACGGTGGTGGGTGGACAGACCATATACCACGGCGGCAGGTGGACAGACCTGCCTCTCTCTGCTGCTGTTTCCTTGTACATTCCTTTGTCTTATCATATGACTTCTATTCCCATTTTACCATGGCGGGTGGACAGACCATATACCACAGTGGGTGGACAGACCTGCCTCTCTCTGCTGCTGTTTCTTTGTACATTCCTTTGTCTTATCGTATGACTTCTATTCCCATTTTACCACGGCGGGTGGACAGACCATATACCACGGCGGGCGGACAGACCTGCCTCTCTCTGCTGCTGTTTCCTTGTACATTCCTTTGTCTTATCGTATGACCATCCCCTTTCCTGCATACCAACCAGACTTGGTTTCACATTAATCACATCTAATTATTTCACTGGGATCCCAGGTATCAATCACCTTTATCTGTATTTCTGGCAAATCTAAACCTTGCCGGCATAGCCGTGCCCTTTTCTGTCAGATCTGTACACCTCTGGCCCGAGTCGGAGGTTTGTCCAAGGATTTATATCGCAGCTGGTTTCTGCCTTGCGGTTCTCAAGTCTCCGCTTTATTCAGATAACATTAAGTGAAAAATGTACTCAACAGACTCAGCCTGCGAAGGAAAAAGCatggcagtcttttttttttaaatgaatttccTTACTGCGTTTCCAACAAAACAACGAATTATAAACTACCAACACGGTGTCTCTCTTATGCAAAACTCAGTCTTGAGGCACAGTATTGCAGCACTTAGTGTACAGTATTACTTTCACTATCAGCGATTCGGGATAAAGAACCTCATTAATCTGTACTGGCCTAGTACCTTAGAGCCAAATGGGAAGGTTTCCATGCAGGGCACCCGGGTTTGACTCCTAAGCCCAGCTGAATCTGGGAGTCCCGGTCATTATCAATCAACGGCAACAActaaaggttagctggataactcgcTAGTTATCGGCCACATGAATATCTGGGCATTTATCTGGCGATAACTTAGGGGGCACTCTGGGGTGGAGTTATGTTAGGTGGATAAGCtctctggctaactctgatattcagagttaggtgGATAACGTATCCCACCGAGTCTGCTTGCGTCAGAGAGCTGTTCTAAAGTTTATATTCTATAATgta of Rhinatrema bivittatum chromosome 18, aRhiBiv1.1, whole genome shotgun sequence contains these proteins:
- the SHROOM1 gene encoding protein Shroom1 isoform X1; translated protein: MRENVVCGATREGRREAPLTSEILDAACLAMASFGSKVERWSLKDVGGVAELLHPLGSVHYGNRLSPVKSISALDQLLNLPGKADSAYSSFCGGSNVPEYHTASFYNENYSLPSEPSSYMDSEYVRAIYNPGAVNSDLRETSQPKPKDVGGRNNFDGASFCGRHGSTPDHDFVHKALPPWPSSQSLLPHPPSPPARLDSYKAIRSFDSTRKGSSPGDLIYQTVAELPHSNNIPGAISASQPKPPGNARQKSERLPDEPKVWDVSQDTEKKGNQHNFTRHSSFILQECFKSDSMAKTQKLLCAPNSVHDYKIPEELNCKSSHPPRTSHDARESKQYLCATETHVQPFRGADPLSILSEGRRTEVPFPNSHSHLGSDRHPTQIEDVTQGIKFTSTSLKNESVSETKTCLPRRKVGIDLQSHSSEEERRRDVQELSLTQRSKTHSSSRPHSPDGVKTGVPNQGEADFRSKAQQIFYCGPKDDVTLRSAGVFRYEMQGNENSRDLNINQKQEVTANPGHYEAAQPEFQKLRSTPVCDLTSDKINKETTPMLYHLAGGRHTNVATILNCKNHTKPPKDPGNEPKKTHKNHSLSSGPITEVEEKTKLFPKNQCFQQLTEENIEKLPDGGRAAGSPGSSLDDSFMKDYREKIKFAQKKVLRETSFKRKDLQMSLPIRLKPNPSKRPSIEHFRSFSANEDIRFIPPSGLLETSSKSEDSKKPQVSRIGGRKRVTKEQKKFCYSEPEKLDQLGMPQTLSSLWNLENTRVATEENNDPGLSASRRKPLENRERARSTSNLSKTELKQIQHNAVVQYIERKTSLRPTITQQIPLSKPMQRPSTARRHSEWICNSSGSRTPPSSEGSSQPQSSGRSPESFSDTPVSWTDRATIGTSLAVSVQSRTQPLVREVDQSNSGLCPSAESLHHSKDFAFSKGRERSKSTPPAQVFSRSTTHTASALNGKDPPTFTCSASNEADSAEVVTSVPAETLRVRTARGRGKSMEESGIPETIPLSVLSQSTDQLHRMKGPGMLPGPGHELGAKKGSAVTYQDSLLQSLENALESPPRQMPPGGASELPAGAQVVVPAHESQGVFSRAGGTPSSPSAELPPTCQPRPTPPASLVEQEGDLMSGEDAAYSASTMGEEAACPPTPPSAPPVAPEAEQRASLHDPAKGEASLGNGELPALPSSSSVPGKHLTFQPSRKEDRKDRHALMSKNVIGNPQELVGVNVTLSLDNITNCPMALGQSDQDKDEINCESLRDKLEESRENPTGTPRAKLKSPEDRRSEELASEILASDKSLVDVLEAYPIGRTALELLEGLFPVDLSVMDRSSRMGASRTGGSVQAARGNDKAGPVEASPRAVTLPERCPVLSTCQEGTQEPDDVTVKKMELISHIQSKLQHLSGERELLLSDIQENASRGEELEAVVKAVCKPNEYERYRMFIGDLEKVVILLLSLSMRLARVQNAMSKLNDAADAEERQSLDERHKLLTRQRDDAKDLKENLDRRERAVSGILAGYLSKRQLQDYGHFVKLKTSFLIEQKDLEERIKFHEEQLESLQKSIPLPFLGRT
- the SHROOM1 gene encoding protein Shroom1 isoform X2, translated to MRENVVCGATREGRREAPLTSEILDAACLAMASFGSKVERWSLKDVGGVAELLHPLGSVHYGNRLSPVKSISALDQLLNLPGKADSAYSSFCGGSNVPEYHTASFYNENYSLPSEPSSYMDSEYVRAIYNPGAVNSDLRETSQPKPKDVGGRNNFDGASFCGRHGSTPDHDFVHKALPPWPSSQSLLPHPPSPPARLDSYKAIRSFDSTRKGSSPGDLIYQTVAELPHSNNIPGAISASQPKPPGNARQKSERLPDEPKVWDVSQDTEKKGNQHNFTRHSSFILQECFKSDSMAKTQKLLCAPNSVHDYKIPEELNCKSSHPPRTSHDARESKQYLCATETHVQPFRGADPLSILSEGRRTEVPFPNSHSHLGSDRHPTQIEDVTQGIKFTSTSLKNESVSETKTCLPRRKVGIDLQSHSSEEERRRDVQELSLTQRSKTHSSSRPHSPDGVKTGVPNQGEADFRSKAQQIFYCGPKDDVTLRSAGVFRYEMQGNENSRDLNINQKQEVTANPGHYEAAQPEFQKLRSTPVCDLTSDKINKETTPMLYHLAGGRHTNVATILNCKNHTKPPKDPGNEPKKTHKNHSLSSGPITEVEEKTKLFPKNQCFQQLTEENIEKLPDGGRAAGSPGSSLDDSFMKDYREKIKFAQKKVLRETSFKRKDLQMSLPIRLKPNPSKRPSIEHFRSFSANEDIRFIPPSGLLETSSKSEDSKKPQVSRIGGRKRVTKEQKKFCYSEPEKLDQLGMPQTLSSLWNLENTRVATEENNDPGLSASRRKPLENRERARSTSNLSKTELKQIQHNAVVQYIERKTSLRPTITQQIPLSKPMQRPSTARRHSEWICNSSGSRTPPSSEGSSQPQSSGRSPESFSDTPVSWTDRATIGTSLAVSVQSRTQPLVREVDQSNSGLCPSAESLHHSKDFAFSKGRERSKSTPPAQVFSRSTTHTASALNGKDPPTFTCSLHDPAKGEASLGNGELPALPSSSSVPGKHLTFQPSRKEDRKDRHALMSKNVIGNPQELVGVNVTLSLDNITNCPMALGQSDQDKDEINCESLRDKLEESRENPTGTPRAKLKSPEDRRSEELASEILASDKSLVDVLEAYPIGRTALELLEGLFPVDLSVMDRSSRMGASRTGGSVQAARGNDKAGPVEASPRAVTLPERCPVLSTCQEGTQEPDDVTVKKMELISHIQSKLQHLSGERELLLSDIQENASRGEELEAVVKAVCKPNEYERYRMFIGDLEKVVILLLSLSMRLARVQNAMSKLNDAADAEERQSLDERHKLLTRQRDDAKDLKENLDRRERAVSGILAGYLSKRQLQDYGHFVKLKTSFLIEQKDLEERIKFHEEQLESLQKSIPLPFLGRT